The DNA region TTTCTTTGCTTGCCGTAGTAATAGTCCATAAGCTTTTGATACTCTTTTAAAGACTTTTTTAATGTTTTTAAAAGCTTGTTTAATTTCTCTAAAGTATCTATTTGAAACTCTAAATTTTTCTCAAACACAGTTATGTGAGCGAATTTTTCTTCGTTTGAAATTTTCATTTTTTATCCTTTATATTTTAAATTTAACGCCCTGCTTACTTCGTTTCGCAGGGCGTTTTAATACATTTTTTAGTTAAACTTATCTTTTCATCTGCAAAATCCACAACATCTTTTATAACCAATTTCTCAATGGCTTTTATAAAATTTTGCATAAATTTATAATTTATTTCGCCGTTTTGGACTGGAAGTTGGATTTTTTCATTTTTTACCCTATTCCAAGTAGCCTTAAATTCATAACAATATTTTAACTTGATAGATTTTTCAATTGCACAAGCAAAATAAAATAATGTTTGTCTTGTATCTTTTCTTTTTGTTGCTTTTATTAAATATGCATCCCATAAAATTCCAGTTTTTTGTGGTTGTGGATAAACATCACCAGTAGCAACAGCACCATTTTGAACAATATCAATCGTCATTTCAACAAAAGGAAAAATGCTTTCTTTTCCATAAAACATAATCCCATTATTTCCGTGTTTTGCATTTACCAAAGGAAGTGAATATATTTCATCTTGAATTTGTGATGTATCACTGCTTTTATCAAATTTTGCTTTTTTAAGCCCAGCTTTTTTATATAAATCACCAATTTTAAACTCACCCAACTCTAAATTTTCAAAATCTTTTAGTGCCTGTTTTTCATCGGTTGTAAGATTATAGTCTTTTAAATTTGTTGTTATTAGATAAGCCTCAAGCTCGGCGATACGCTGAGCCTCAAGCTCGGCGATACGCTGAGCCTCAAGCTCGGCGATAAAGTCCTCCATAAATTTAAAATCAATATTTTCTAAATCGTCTCCTAAATTTTCATCTTTTATTGGGAGTTTGATTTTGTCGTCTTTAACCCTATTCCAACCAGATTTATTATTCCAATTGTATTTTCCAATTATTTTATTTATAGCACCAACTATAAACAAATAATGATTATTTGATATTTTATTTGGTTTGCATATAAAATCTATGGCATAGGCGTCTTGTAAAATTGTAAATTCTCCACTTTGAAAAAATGCAATTCCATCTCCATTTGCAGAAAGTGATATCACATTTTTTAAAATTGTAGCCTCACTCTTGGGAACATAACAATTTAAGCCTTGGTTTTGACTACCAGCAGTCAAAGCAGGTATGAAGCCTTTTTGAGGATTTTTTAGCAATTCTGAGGCTTTATAGTTTAATTTTTTAGTATTTAATTTTTCAAACAAATCCCCAACTCTGAATTCTCCCCACTTAACGGCGTTTAATTTATCATTAAGTGGGGAAGCTATTTTCCCAAGCAGTCCTTGTTTTTAAGCAAATTTGAAACTTCAAAAGCAAGATAGTCAGCCACTGTTTTTTTAAAGTCATCTAAACTTGGTCTTGTATCGATAGGCGCACTTTGATTCCAGTCATCGCCTTTGTTTGGATCGATATGTCCTTCGTAATACTCTTTTTCAGTGAAAATTTCAAGCTTTGTTTTGCCAAATCTTACCAAATTTACAAGCTCGGCGTAGCGACCTTTTGCGTTGTTGCTATCAACTAAATTTGTGCTTGATTTTTTGCGATTCGTCCTTGTGTAGCCGTCATCTGAAAAATCTATAAATTTAACAACTTCATCTTTGTGATGAGCTTCGCCAACTTTAAAAACATAAATGTAAGTTTGCACGCTTGATTTGCCGACAAAAAGATCTATTGGCATTTTGATACTTGCAAGAAGTGTGTTGTTTTTTAAAATTTCTTTGTTTTCATCTACTGCTTTTCCACTACCTGCTGAGCTTTGTATGATAATAGCTGCGTAGCCGCTTTTCATCATCGAAAGGGCTTTTTGCACAAAAATCATACCACAACCCTTAGCAGAATATGGCGGATTTAGCACAAAAGCAGTAGCAGGAAATTTTTCGTTTGTATTGCCAAAACCATAATCTCCACTGAAATTTAAAAGTGAGTCTTTATTTAAGATATTTGATGAGCCATCACCCATCATTATCATATTTAAAATCGCAAGCATATAGATACTTGAAAGCACTTCAAGACCTAAAAGTTGATTTGCTTTGATGCTAGCTTCTTTTTGTCTAAACTCATCTGGGCTTTTTAAGTGTTTTTTTGCGTCATTTATCATCTCATTCATAGCCGCTACCAAAAGCCCTGCACTTCCTGTGGCAAAGTCCCAAACATAAGAGTTGCGATCAACTCTTGCAAGTTTTACTAGAAGTTTTGCGATATATGAAGGCGTAAGAACTACATCGTTTAGCTTATCTTGTGTAAATCCAAGCCAAGAATACATTTCATTAAAAAGCTTTCCTGTAAAATCCGTAGTAAGTCCGATTTTGTAATAAATCCCTAAATCATCGACTATTTTTGTAAAAACTCTTTTAAGTTGGCTTTCGCCGTTGTGAGGTTTGTTTATATTTTCGGTAGTAAGCGTATTTGCAAGAGTTCGAATGATTAGATCTTTTTTATCTTTTGGGAGGTTTTTTGTGCTTAAAAAAGCATTGATTTTTCTAAGAATTATATCACCATCGGTATTACCTTGCTCAGTTGATGACTCTAGATCTTCTTTTTCAAGCGGACTAACTTTTCCTGCAACACCCAAAGTCGACATAATCGAAGCGGCAACTAGATAAACTCTATCATTTTCGCCTAAACCTTTTTCGTTTTGATAAATGTCATTATTTAGCTTTATAAGACTTGTGTTAATTTCAGCTTCTCTTTGACTTTTAAGCTTTTCAAGTTCGCTTTGGCTTAATGTAAGCTCTTTTATCTTTTCTATGAAGTTGTCAAAATTTTCTTTTTTGAGAAATGAAAAGTCACTAAACTCACCTACCTTTTGCCCTATTCCGAAATTTTCCTTTGAGACATAATAAACAGCTATTTCGTGCTTTAACTCATCAAATTCATCTTTGTAGCCAGTCATCCCGATAGCAATAATCTCACTATAACTTGTATAGTGCAAAATAGCATTTGCATAATGCACAGCTCCATTTAAAGCATAAGAGTTGATGTTTTTAAAATTTGGCTTATTTTTGGCAGTTTTATTTTCGACATTGCCGTAATTATCAAGCTTTATTAACTTATCTTTGTAGCCTTTATACTCTATCAAAATGGGATAAAATTTCATCTCCTTATCTTGTAAAAGAAGCTTTGCATCGGGTATATTTCCACCATCGCCACCATTTTTAGAGTAATACTCGTTTAAGGCTTTATCGATTTCATTATTTAGACTTTCTTGCTTGAGTTTATAATCAAGCTTATAACTTTTAAGCCAGCCATTTCCAAGATTTTCGATATTTGGCTCAACGGATTGATTTTTTCTTTTTACCATTTTTATCCTTTATAAAATTTTTAATTCTTTCAAATTCTTTTAAAAATTCTTGCATTATGCATTTATCTTCTATGAAATTTATGCCGTGATTTTGAGCTATGAATTTAGCTTTTTTATTTTTTATGCCAAGTTGAAGCCAAAGAGTTTTTATATTTTTATTAATTACTTCACTTATCAAAACTTCGGCGTATTCGCTTTTTCTAAACATTAGAACGATGTCTATTTTATCCCTAATTTCGCCTAAATTTCTGTAAACTTTCTCATCTAAAATTTCATCAAATTTTGGATAAATTGGATAAATTTTATAGCCATTTTCCTTCATAAATTTACTAACATAATGACTTGGTTTGCTTTCATCAGGGCTTAGTCCAACAACTGCAATGGTTTTAGAGTTAATTAAGATTTCTTTTATACTCATTATAAATTTACAACACTTATTTTATTTCCGTGATTTTTTATGATTTTTACTAAATCATCAGTTTTTAGCCAAATTGTCGCGGTGTTATCGTTTGGATGGACGCCGATGATGTGATTTTCAAGCATAAATTCGCTATCTAAAAAGCACTCAACTTTATTGTTTTTATCATTTAAAATTCCAAAAGGAGTAACTGAGCCAGGGGTCAAATTTAAAATTTCAAAAAGCTCGTCTGGTGTGGCAAAAGATAGCCTTTTAGTTTTAAATTTATCGCTAAATTCTTTTAAATTAACTCTTTTATCTCCTAAAACTGTTATTAAATAGTAATTTTGCTTTTTCCTGTCTTTTAAAAACAGATTTTTAGATTGTCTATTTGGATATTTTAAACTCTCATCGTCAAGTTCGCCCATACTAAAAACTGCTTTGTGATTATCGAGTTTAAATTTAACGCCGATATTTTTTAAAAATTTATAAATTTCATCCTTTTTCACTACTTTACCTTTTTAAGCATAACTCCGCATTCAATGTGCTTTGTGTGTGGAAACTGGTCAAATATAGCAAAATTTACAACTTTGTGAGTTTTGCAAAGCTCGTTTAAATTTTGTCTTAAAGTTAGAGGATTGCACGAAATATAAATGATATTTTCATAATTTTTTATAAAATTTATAACCTTCCCACTAAGTCCAGCTCGTGGTGGATCAACTAAAATATGACTAATCTCAAAAGCTTTTAAATCCACATCTTTAAGGCGGTTAAATTTAACGCCCTTAAATGCACTCATCAAATCATCGCTATCCATTCGCAAAAACTCAATGTTTAAAGCGCCGTTTAACTCGCAGTTTTTAAGGGCATTTTTTATAGCGTTTTTATTTATTTCATTTGCTAAAACTTGGCGAAAATTAAAGCTTAAAGGAATTGTAAAATTTCCATAACCACAATACATTTCTAATAAATCTTTAGGATTTTCAATCACATCTAAAGCCCAAGTTATCATCTTTTCATTGACATTTTTATTTGGCTGGATAAATGCAGAACTTTCAAAAGTATATTTAAACTCACGCCCATTTATAAACAAACTTTCGCTTAAATTTTCACTTCCAAAAACAAGCTTTTTGCCCCTACTTCTTGCTATCAAATTTACGCCTAAATTTTGACTTAAATTTGATAACTCATTTTGAATTTCTAAAATATTTCTATGATATAATAAAATCACTAAAATATCATTTTTAGTGGCGATAAATTCCACTCCAAAAACTTTAAATTTAAGCTTTTCACTATTTTTTAACTCATTTAAAAGTAAAGGCATCAAATTTGAAATTTTACCGTCAACTTTTTTGCACTCATTTATCTTTAAATGACGCTCATTTAAGCCATTCATCGTATAAAAAAGCTCATTTCCTTCGTGGTAAAGTCCAAACTCAGCTCTTATTCTATAACCAGTTTTAGGCGATGAAAAAAATTTAAATTCGCCACTATAAACATCCTTAAAAAGCTCAGTAATAAACTCTTTTTTATATGAAATCTGCTCATCATAAGGCAAGTTTAAGGTACAACTTCCACACTCACCTAAATGCTTGCAAAACCCCACTAATTAACTCTTTCGTGGAAAAATCCAGCCCAAGTTTGATTTGTCGTCATAACTTCAAGGCTATTTATATTCACATTTTTTGGTAAAATCGCACAACTATAAATAATCTCGGCGATATTATCAGCTGTTATAAACTGGGTATTTTCATATACTTTATCAGCTTTTTGTTTATCTCCTTTAAATCTAACAAGGCTAAATTCAGTTTTGCAAAGACCTGGCTCTATATTTGTAACTCTTATGCCACTTCCTCTTATATCATTTCTTAAATTCAAACTAAACTGCTTTATAAAAGCTTTTGTTCCGCCATAAACATTTGAGCCTTGATAGCTCCAATTTCCAGCAACTGAACCGATATTAAAAATATATCCACCTTTATTGATTAACGGTAAAACCGCCTTTGTGATGTATAGAACGCCCTTTATATTTGTATCAACCATAGTTTCTAAATCGTCCATTTTTGCATCACCAAATTTATCCTGCCCCAAAGCAAGTCCAGCGTTATTTACTAAAATTTCAATATTTCTAAACTCATCTGGCAAGTTATCAATAGCCTTAAAAATAGCTTCTTTATCTCTAACATCAGCACAAATTGTGTGGGCTTTAACGCCCATTTTTAAAATATCATCTTTTAGTTTTTTTAGTCTTTCTTCTCTTCTTCCAAGTAGTATTACATCATAGCCATTTTTTGCAAATTTCAAAGCCGTAGCCTTTCCAAAACCTGATGTTGCACCTGTGATAAATATAACTTTATTCATAATATCCTCCTAAAAAATCAGTTTGTTTAATCCCCAAACTCTCAAAATATCTTAAAACTTCTATGTCTTTATTTTGAGCTGCCCAATCAGCCACGTTGTAGCCTAAATCATCGATTTCATCAATGCTTGCACCACTTTGAACTAAAAATTTAACGATATTTAAATTTGAATATTTTGCAGCGTGCATTAAAACGCTTTTTGAAGTGTGATTTAAAGCACAAAGGCTAAATGGTAAAGTTCCACTTGAACTAAGTGCTGTTTTTTCATAGTTTGAGATGATTTTTGAATTTATGTTTGCTCCACTTTTAACTAAAAACTTAACTAAATTTTCATCATTTAACTCACAAGCATAAAAAAGTAAAGTTTTTCCAAAGCTGTTTTTATAGCCTATTTTAGCACCATTTTTAACCAAAATTTTAAAAATTTCCATATTTTTAAGAGCGTAAAAAAGGCTGTTTTCATGTCCAGTGTTTAAATTTGCGCCCCATTTTATTAAAGTTTGTATAAATTGTGTATCTTTATCCAATAAAATAGCAGTTTTTAAAGCATTAGTTAGTTCATTCCCCGATGGTTTGTAAGTATAAAGATAATTTATTAATAAATTTATATCAAATTTGCTATTTAATAAAGCTTTGTTTAATGCATCAATTTGGTAATTTTTATGACTTCCAACAGCTGCTTTTAGATACTCATTTGCCACGCGTGAGGCATAAAATATCGCACTTCCTTCATCGTAATTTTTTTTATAATAATCCACAAGCATCGGAACTGCAACTTGATAAAGCGAGTTAAAAAGATCAAATTTTTCTTTATTATCAAAACTTTGCAAAGCCCAAATTTGAAAATATTGTCTATTTTGATTTACTTCTAAATCGCTTGAGTTTGCATCTTTTAAAGTTGTTTTATAAATTTCAGGTGCGATTAAAGCTTTGTAGATATCAAACTGAAAATCTTGCCAAAAGCTAATAGCTTCTCTTCCATCACAATCTATATCAAGCCCTCTAATTTTGGCACTTACTTCTCTTAATGGTTCTAAAGATTTAGCCATATAAAAGCAATCTTCATCTTTTAAAAATTTATCTTTATTTGAAGAATTTAAAAAAAACTCACTAGGATTTTTTTCGATCTCTTCGCAAATGTTTGCACTCAAAAAAGCACAAAAAAAAGCTAAAACTAAAAATTTTTTCATAAAAACTCCAAATTTAAGATAAGTTATTTTACCTAAATTTAAATGAAATTTAGGTAAAAAGTCACTTTAAAGTTTAAAATTTTCTATTTCATTAAAATTTAGATATTTATAAATTTCATCTTTTTTATATTTGATTTTTTCAACTTTTTGTAAATACTCATCTTTTGTTGGAAGTCTTCCTAAAATAGCACAAACCGCGGCTAACTCAGCACTTCCAAGATAGACTTTTGCTCCCATTCCCATTCTGTTGTCAAAATTTCTTGTTGATGTTGAAAAGACAATCGCACCATCTTTTACCCTTGCTTGATTCCCCATGCAAAGGCTACATCCTGGAATTTCAGTCCTTGCCCCAGCTGCTGCGTAAAGTGAGTAGTAACCCTCTTCTTTTAGAGTTTTTTCATCCATTTTTGTTGGTGGCACAACCCAAAGTCTAGTTGGAATTTGCCCCTCACCTTTTAAAACCTCGCCCAAAGCTCTGTAATGACCGATATTTGTCATACAACTTCCTACAAAAACTTCATCTATATTGTGAGGTCTATTTTCATCACTTAAAATTTCACTTAGCGTTGCCACATCATCAGGGTCATTTGGACAAGCCAAAATCGGCTCATTTATCTCATCTAAATCAATTTCAATAATTTCAGAGTATTTTGCGTCCGCGTCCGCCCTTAAAAGAGTTGGATTTTCAAGCCATTTAAGCATTTTTTCTTTGCGTCTTAAAAGCGTAGATTTACTCTCATAATCAGCTTCAACCATCGCATCAATTAAGCTAATATTTGATTTTACGTATTCTACAACTGGTTTAACATTTAAATTTACAACGCAAGCTGCCGCACTTCTTTCAGCACTTGCATCACTTAATTCAAAAGCTTGTTCGACTTTTAAGTTTTCAAGTCCTTCTATTTCTATGATTTTACCAGCAAAAACATTTATCTTATTTTTCTTTGGAACGGTTAGTTTTCCTTTTTTAATGGCTGCATAAGGTATGGAATTTACTAAATCTCTTAAAGTAATTCCTGGCTTTAATTTTCCTTTAAATTTAACCAAAACTGACTCAGGGACATTTAAAGGCATTTTTCCAGTAACTGCTGCAAACGCAACAAGCCCACTTCCAGCTGGAAAGCTAATTCCAATTGGAAATCTCGTGTGTGAGTCAGCTCCTGTGCCAACACTATCTGGTAAAACCATTCTATTAAGCCATGAATGAATTACCCCATCACCTGGTTTTAGTGCTACTCCACCTCGACTACTCATAAATTTAGGCAAAGTTTTATGAGTTAGTGCATCACTTGGCTTTGGATAAGCAGCTGTATGACAAAAACTTTGAAGAACAAAATCAGCCCCAAAACCCAAACTCGCAAGTTCTTTTATCTCATCTTTTGTCATAGGTCCTGTAGTGTCTTGACTTCCAATTGTTAGAGTGGTTGGTTCTATATACATTCCAGGAACAACACTTTCTAAATTACAGGCTTTTGCTAATATTTTTTGAGCCAAAGTTTGACCAAATTTATTTGATTTTGGTTGAATGTGTTTTATAAAAATATCTTCTTTTGGCATATTTAAAAACTCACGTGATTTTTCACAAAGTCCTTTATAAATAATCAGTGGTATTCTTCCACCTGCTCTGACCTCATCAAAAATAGTATTTGGACTTAAGCTAAATTTAGCGACAACTTTTCCATCTTTTTTTATCTCTCCATCGTATGGATAAATTTCTATCTCATCACCTGTTTCTAAGCTAGTTACATCAGTCACTATTGGCATTGCACCACTGTCTTGGGCGGTATTATAAAAAATTGGAGCTATTGTTGAACCGATAATAATCCCACCTGTTTTTTTATTAGGCACGGCATTAATATCTTTTCCAATATGCCATTGAAGAGAGTTTATACCACTTTTTCTGCTACTTCCAGTTCCTACAACATCTCCAACATAGGCGATATCTTTACCAATTTTTTTTAATTCATTTATTTTTTCAATACTTCCAGGAAGTCTTCTTACAAGCATTGTATTTGCATGAAGCGGGATATCACTTCTTGTAAAAGCTTCACTTGCTGGACTTAAATCATCTGTATTTGTCTCACCAGGAACTTTAAAAACAATAGCTTCAATTTTTTTAGGAATTTCAGATTTTTTTAAAAACCATTTAGCATTTGCATAAGACTCAATTACGCTTTTAGCAAATACATTGCCATGCTTTGCTAAATCCACAATATCATTAAAATAATCATGTAAAAATATGATATTTTCTAATGCTTTAGCTGCGGCT from Campylobacter ureolyticus includes:
- a CDS encoding DUF4298 domain-containing protein, translated to MKISNEEKFAHITVFEKNLEFQIDTLEKLNKLLKTLKKSLKEYQKLMDYYYGKQRNDDLEADRKGEIPTDLKRAVLSEDEIYNMMIDYRESAIEMIEIATKMLRA
- a CDS encoding restriction endonuclease subunit S; translation: MFEKLNTKKLNYKASELLKNPQKGFIPALTAGSQNQGLNCYVPKSEATILKNVISLSANGDGIAFFQSGEFTILQDAYAIDFICKPNKISNNHYLFIVGAINKIIGKYNWNNKSGWNRVKDDKIKLPIKDENLGDDLENIDFKFMEDFIAELEAQRIAELEAQRIAELEAYLITTNLKDYNLTTDEKQALKDFENLELGEFKIGDLYKKAGLKKAKFDKSSDTSQIQDEIYSLPLVNAKHGNNGIMFYGKESIFPFVEMTIDIVQNGAVATGDVYPQPQKTGILWDAYLIKATKRKDTRQTLFYFACAIEKSIKLKYCYEFKATWNRVKNEKIQLPVQNGEINYKFMQNFIKAIEKLVIKDVVDFADEKISLTKKCIKTPCETK
- a CDS encoding HsdM family class I SAM-dependent methyltransferase, which produces MVKRKNQSVEPNIENLGNGWLKSYKLDYKLKQESLNNEIDKALNEYYSKNGGDGGNIPDAKLLLQDKEMKFYPILIEYKGYKDKLIKLDNYGNVENKTAKNKPNFKNINSYALNGAVHYANAILHYTSYSEIIAIGMTGYKDEFDELKHEIAVYYVSKENFGIGQKVGEFSDFSFLKKENFDNFIEKIKELTLSQSELEKLKSQREAEINTSLIKLNNDIYQNEKGLGENDRVYLVAASIMSTLGVAGKVSPLEKEDLESSTEQGNTDGDIILRKINAFLSTKNLPKDKKDLIIRTLANTLTTENINKPHNGESQLKRVFTKIVDDLGIYYKIGLTTDFTGKLFNEMYSWLGFTQDKLNDVVLTPSYIAKLLVKLARVDRNSYVWDFATGSAGLLVAAMNEMINDAKKHLKSPDEFRQKEASIKANQLLGLEVLSSIYMLAILNMIMMGDGSSNILNKDSLLNFSGDYGFGNTNEKFPATAFVLNPPYSAKGCGMIFVQKALSMMKSGYAAIIIQSSAGSGKAVDENKEILKNNTLLASIKMPIDLFVGKSSVQTYIYVFKVGEAHHKDEVVKFIDFSDDGYTRTNRKKSSTNLVDSNNAKGRYAELVNLVRFGKTKLEIFTEKEYYEGHIDPNKGDDWNQSAPIDTRPSLDDFKKTVADYLAFEVSNLLKNKDCLGK
- a CDS encoding CoA-binding protein, with protein sequence MSIKEILINSKTIAVVGLSPDESKPSHYVSKFMKENGYKIYPIYPKFDEILDEKVYRNLGEIRDKIDIVLMFRKSEYAEVLISEVINKNIKTLWLQLGIKNKKAKFIAQNHGINFIEDKCIMQEFLKEFERIKNFIKDKNGKKKKSIR
- a CDS encoding prolyl-tRNA synthetase associated domain-containing protein, with the protein product MKKDEIYKFLKNIGVKFKLDNHKAVFSMGELDDESLKYPNRQSKNLFLKDRKKQNYYLITVLGDKRVNLKEFSDKFKTKRLSFATPDELFEILNLTPGSVTPFGILNDKNNKVECFLDSEFMLENHIIGVHPNDNTATIWLKTDDLVKIIKNHGNKISVVNL
- the trmA gene encoding tRNA (uridine(54)-C5)-methyltransferase TrmA, translated to MGFCKHLGECGSCTLNLPYDEQISYKKEFITELFKDVYSGEFKFFSSPKTGYRIRAEFGLYHEGNELFYTMNGLNERHLKINECKKVDGKISNLMPLLLNELKNSEKLKFKVFGVEFIATKNDILVILLYHRNILEIQNELSNLSQNLGVNLIARSRGKKLVFGSENLSESLFINGREFKYTFESSAFIQPNKNVNEKMITWALDVIENPKDLLEMYCGYGNFTIPLSFNFRQVLANEINKNAIKNALKNCELNGALNIEFLRMDSDDLMSAFKGVKFNRLKDVDLKAFEISHILVDPPRAGLSGKVINFIKNYENIIYISCNPLTLRQNLNELCKTHKVVNFAIFDQFPHTKHIECGVMLKKVK
- a CDS encoding SDR family NAD(P)-dependent oxidoreductase; amino-acid sequence: MNKVIFITGATSGFGKATALKFAKNGYDVILLGRREERLKKLKDDILKMGVKAHTICADVRDKEAIFKAIDNLPDEFRNIEILVNNAGLALGQDKFGDAKMDDLETMVDTNIKGVLYITKAVLPLINKGGYIFNIGSVAGNWSYQGSNVYGGTKAFIKQFSLNLRNDIRGSGIRVTNIEPGLCKTEFSLVRFKGDKQKADKVYENTQFITADNIAEIIYSCAILPKNVNINSLEVMTTNQTWAGFFHERVN
- a CDS encoding ankyrin repeat domain-containing protein yields the protein MKKFLVLAFFCAFLSANICEEIEKNPSEFFLNSSNKDKFLKDEDCFYMAKSLEPLREVSAKIRGLDIDCDGREAISFWQDFQFDIYKALIAPEIYKTTLKDANSSDLEVNQNRQYFQIWALQSFDNKEKFDLFNSLYQVAVPMLVDYYKKNYDEGSAIFYASRVANEYLKAAVGSHKNYQIDALNKALLNSKFDINLLINYLYTYKPSGNELTNALKTAILLDKDTQFIQTLIKWGANLNTGHENSLFYALKNMEIFKILVKNGAKIGYKNSFGKTLLFYACELNDENLVKFLVKSGANINSKIISNYEKTALSSSGTLPFSLCALNHTSKSVLMHAAKYSNLNIVKFLVQSGASIDEIDDLGYNVADWAAQNKDIEVLRYFESLGIKQTDFLGGYYE
- a CDS encoding bifunctional aconitate hydratase 2/2-methylisocitrate dehydratase; protein product: MDFLTKYKKHTDERSALGVPPLALNVEEIKDLINSLKNGDKNQDKLIQILKNRVNPGVDEAAKIKAEFLNEIINHDLKIDGITKFDAINILETMLGGYNVVVLIKCLKSSDENIAKAAAKALENIIFLHDYFNDIVDLAKHGNVFAKSVIESYANAKWFLKKSEIPKKIEAIVFKVPGETNTDDLSPASEAFTRSDIPLHANTMLVRRLPGSIEKINELKKIGKDIAYVGDVVGTGSSRKSGINSLQWHIGKDINAVPNKKTGGIIIGSTIAPIFYNTAQDSGAMPIVTDVTSLETGDEIEIYPYDGEIKKDGKVVAKFSLSPNTIFDEVRAGGRIPLIIYKGLCEKSREFLNMPKEDIFIKHIQPKSNKFGQTLAQKILAKACNLESVVPGMYIEPTTLTIGSQDTTGPMTKDEIKELASLGFGADFVLQSFCHTAAYPKPSDALTHKTLPKFMSSRGGVALKPGDGVIHSWLNRMVLPDSVGTGADSHTRFPIGISFPAGSGLVAFAAVTGKMPLNVPESVLVKFKGKLKPGITLRDLVNSIPYAAIKKGKLTVPKKNKINVFAGKIIEIEGLENLKVEQAFELSDASAERSAAACVVNLNVKPVVEYVKSNISLIDAMVEADYESKSTLLRRKEKMLKWLENPTLLRADADAKYSEIIEIDLDEINEPILACPNDPDDVATLSEILSDENRPHNIDEVFVGSCMTNIGHYRALGEVLKGEGQIPTRLWVVPPTKMDEKTLKEEGYYSLYAAAGARTEIPGCSLCMGNQARVKDGAIVFSTSTRNFDNRMGMGAKVYLGSAELAAVCAILGRLPTKDEYLQKVEKIKYKKDEIYKYLNFNEIENFKL